The following coding sequences are from one Capsicum annuum cultivar UCD-10X-F1 chromosome 3, UCD10Xv1.1, whole genome shotgun sequence window:
- the LOC124896873 gene encoding uncharacterized protein LOC124896873 gives MCFSSKDRLKRAVTIWSLRKNKEFIVVTSSKKLWIVRCRFHESLGCRWFLRGRKVGGSHWKIGKYFDNHRCETEGITTGHANLDTNLISSLFLNQIRKNPKLLVVDVISKVHEIFGHQVTYRKAWLGRQRAFKLVHGDFQKSFSELPKFFAAFQHFNHGTIVEWKHEESMSSLVVKTFKFVFWAFKPCIDGFQTCRPVISVDGTHLYGKYEIKLLIAVGIDGNDNILPLAFAIVDRESKEAWKWNLSDLMWNAASAHQVRKFKALMWEIREENEEAYEYLMQFPLDKWTISHDDGKRWGVLTTNLSEFFNGLLKKARGFPVIAMVRLSLEQIVERYTRRSQTAHQLVEQKELWTSRFKVKWEKNYESSKRHFVFDWNISTGTYEVRSIQVDGTGGNPHRVLVNDKKCDCGKWANLHFPCSHVMKVTERMGGIARNFVSEHFTTENYVATYSGSFSPVGHEAYWPSPSFIMRSNEFYRHPNRQRATRVPNEMDRGPAVYGRACGLCR, from the exons atgtgTTTTAGCAGCAAAGATAGGTTGAAACGGGCTGTGACAATTTGGAGTTTGCGCAAAAATAAAGAATTCATAGTTGTAACATCAAGCAAGAAACTATGGATTGTCAGATGCAGGTTTCACGAATCATTAGGTTGTCGATGGTTTCTTCGAGGACGAAAGGTTGGAGGTAGCCATTGGAAGATAGGAAAGTATTTTGATAATCATAGATGTGAGACTGAAGGGATTACTACAGGTCACGCTAACCTAGATACCAATTTAATTTCATCTTTGTTTCTAAATCAAATACGTAAAAATCCCAAATTGTTGGTAGTAGATGTCATTTCTAAGGTTCATGAGATATTTGGTCATCAAGTAACATATAGGAAAGCGTGGCTTGGACGCCAACGAGCATTTAAATTGGTGCATGGTgattttcaaaaatcatttaGTGAGCTTCCTAAGTTTTTTGCAGCTTTTCAACACTTTAACCATGGAACAATTGTAGAATGGAAACACGAAGAGTCAATGAGTTCGTTAGTGGTAAAAACgtttaaatttgtattttggGCTTTCAAGCCATGCATTGATGGATTCCAAACTTGTCGTCcagttatttcagtagatggaacCCATTTGTATggtaaatatgagataaaattattaattgcTGTTGGAATTGATGGAAATGATAACATTCTTCCTCTAGCATTTGCTATTGTTGACAGGGAATCGAAAGAGGCATGGAAATg GAATCTCAGTGATCTGATGTGGAATGCTGCATCGGCTCATCAAGTAAGGAAGTTCAAAGCTTTGATGTGGGAAATCagggaagaaaatgaagaagcaTATGAATATCTCATGCAATTTCCATTGGACAAATGGACGATTAGCCATGATGATGGAAAAAGATGGGGAGTGTTGACAACAAATCTTTCAGAGTTTTTCAACGGTCTTCTAAAGAAAGCTCGAGGATTTCCTGTCATTGCCATGGTGAGACTTTCATTGGAGCAAATAGTTGAACGGTATACCCGTAGATCTCAAACAGCGCACCAACTTGTAGAGCAAAAGGAATTATGGACAAGCAGGTTCAAAGTAAAGTGGGAGAAGAACTACGAAAGTTCAAAAAGACACTTTGTTTTTGATTGGAATATATCCACTGGGACATATGAGGTTAGATCTATTCAAGTTGATGGTACTGGTGGTAATCCTCATCGTGTTTTAGTAAATGATAAAAAATGTGATTGTGGAAAATGGGCTAATTTGCACTTTCCGTGTTCACATGTCATGAAGGTTACTGAAAGAATGGGAGGGATAGCTAGAAATTTTGTTAGCGAGCATTTCACAACAGAGAATTATGTTGCTACATATTCCGGGTCATTCTCACCGGTTGGGCACGAGGCATATTGGCCATCTCCAAGTTTTATAATGAGAAGTAATGAATTCTATCGTCATCCTAATCGACAAAGGGCAACTAGAGTACCTAATGAGATGGATCGTGGTCCTGCAGTATATGGTCGAGCTTGCGGGTTGTGTAGATAG